The following are encoded together in the Gammaproteobacteria bacterium genome:
- a CDS encoding aromatic ring-hydroxylating dioxygenase subunit alpha yields MSVTALKKRVDDLPFNRNPEKSFTIAARYYLDDTVMEQEKEAVFYRNWWYAGHQSQLVESGCYLTVQVCDQNIIVIRDRNGELNAYFNVCQHRGHELLTGSGKVRTITCPYHAWSYGLDGELKVARNTEKMIDFDKCQFALKPVQVEVFCGLVFVNLDLDAAPLKQQAADLETEIRAFCPRVDEVVFAQRDRFEVASNWKVLVDNFLECYHCHPAHKDFVNLVDMKSYTTTVHDIYSSHVSDAAATTESSAYHFEKGEVDFGYAGFFLWPNQTIWIYPGEPNISVLQMIPDGVGRTIEYQDWYLPNPQPSQQQLDAMDYQRDVLQPEDVGLCESVYRGLQSKGYNQGRFVVDPERSELSEHAVHHFQQLYLEAMGVSLD; encoded by the coding sequence ATGAGTGTTACTGCCCTGAAAAAGCGAGTCGACGATCTGCCGTTTAATCGCAATCCCGAAAAGTCTTTCACGATAGCGGCGCGTTATTACCTCGACGACACGGTGATGGAACAGGAAAAGGAAGCTGTTTTCTATCGCAATTGGTGGTATGCCGGACACCAGAGTCAGTTGGTGGAATCGGGTTGTTACCTGACGGTACAGGTTTGTGATCAGAACATTATCGTTATCCGTGATCGCAACGGTGAACTCAATGCGTATTTCAACGTGTGTCAGCATCGCGGTCACGAGTTGTTGACCGGCAGCGGCAAGGTGCGCACGATTACCTGCCCGTATCATGCCTGGTCCTATGGTCTCGATGGCGAACTCAAGGTCGCGCGTAATACCGAGAAGATGATCGATTTTGACAAATGCCAGTTTGCGCTGAAACCGGTGCAGGTCGAAGTATTTTGCGGACTGGTATTTGTCAATCTCGATCTTGATGCTGCCCCGCTTAAGCAACAGGCGGCGGATCTGGAAACCGAAATTCGTGCATTTTGTCCACGCGTCGATGAGGTTGTCTTTGCGCAACGTGACCGGTTCGAAGTTGCGAGCAACTGGAAGGTACTGGTCGATAATTTCCTCGAATGCTATCACTGCCATCCGGCGCACAAGGATTTTGTAAACCTGGTCGATATGAAGAGCTATACCACCACGGTGCACGATATCTACTCGAGCCATGTGTCCGATGCTGCCGCCACGACAGAGAGCAGCGCCTATCACTTCGAAAAAGGTGAGGTCGATTTTGGCTATGCCGGATTTTTCTTATGGCCTAACCAGACGATCTGGATCTACCCGGGTGAACCCAATATTTCGGTCTTGCAAATGATACCGGACGGGGTCGGACGCACCATCGAATACCAGGACTGGTACCTGCCGAATCCACAACCGAGCCAGCAGCAACTCGATGCGATGGACTACCAGCGCGACGTATTGCAACCTGAAGACGTTGGTCTTTGTGAAAGTGTTTACCGGGGATTGCAATCGAAAGGCTATAACCAGGGGCGCTTCGTGGTGGATCCCGAGCGCAGTGAATTATCCGAGCACGCGGTGCATCATTTCCAGCAGCTTTACCTCGAAGCGATGGGTGTCAGCCTGGATTAG
- a CDS encoding flavin reductase family protein: MTNNQEAEIDARDLRCAFGHFATGVTVVTTLDTTGAPCGFTANSFTSVSIDPPLLLVNIARSAYGCDAFTGSHGFAVNILAANQRDLSNRFARAGTDKFANQDWHAEITGSPIIEGVVAWFDCEHFEQVEAGDHIILIGRVLQYAYNTHAPLGFCRGAYVSFGMTPGMLQLVSSPGSLRVGAIIESNGKILLERNHETGQLHLPASESVGDVATPGSLLAKLASAGIEVDLPFIYAAYHEDSQRFVYYLGELLSIDDAVETSTMCFYEFDNITWEEISDSAIIAMLERFIREKRLGNYSIYIGDRAQGEVHPA; encoded by the coding sequence ATGACCAATAATCAAGAAGCCGAAATCGACGCCCGTGATCTGCGATGCGCATTCGGACATTTCGCCACGGGCGTTACCGTGGTAACTACGCTTGATACAACCGGCGCTCCCTGTGGTTTCACCGCCAATTCGTTCACCTCAGTTTCCATTGATCCACCCCTGCTATTGGTCAATATAGCGAGGTCAGCCTACGGATGTGATGCATTCACCGGGTCGCACGGATTTGCCGTCAACATTCTTGCCGCCAACCAGCGCGACCTGTCGAATCGCTTTGCGAGGGCGGGTACCGATAAATTCGCCAACCAGGATTGGCATGCCGAGATTACCGGTTCGCCGATAATCGAAGGAGTTGTAGCCTGGTTTGATTGTGAGCATTTCGAGCAGGTCGAGGCGGGCGATCACATCATTTTGATTGGCAGGGTGTTGCAGTACGCTTATAACACGCATGCGCCGCTCGGTTTTTGTCGCGGCGCCTATGTTTCATTCGGCATGACACCGGGCATGCTGCAGCTGGTTTCATCTCCGGGTAGTCTGCGGGTTGGCGCCATCATAGAGTCCAACGGTAAGATATTGCTGGAGCGCAATCATGAAACCGGTCAGTTACACCTGCCCGCGTCTGAATCGGTAGGCGATGTCGCAACGCCCGGCAGCCTGCTCGCCAAGCTCGCTTCTGCAGGCATCGAGGTTGATTTACCGTTTATCTATGCGGCTTACCATGAAGATTCACAGCGCTTTGTTTATTACCTCGGCGAATTGTTATCGATAGATGATGCGGTTGAAACCAGCACCATGTGTTTTTACGAGTTTGATAACATCACCTGGGAGGAAATTAGCGATAGCGCGATTATCGCGATGCTCGAACGTT